A window of Formosa sp. Hel1_31_208 contains these coding sequences:
- a CDS encoding S8 family serine peptidase produces MKKILLLCIGLLPFGALAQQDAWVYFNAKENVQASIDNPSLILTQQAIDRKNAYGIVIDARDVPVNEAYITLLKAPATGITVLAKSKWFNAVYVQGSTDDINALVNDFDFVETVVFADDNLNPPTRLEAIEDKFAVENTTVVFNYGNTLNQIEMINADALHLQDYTGEGIIIAVLDSGFTNVDDMGAFQRLRDNGDLLGGYDFVDRVEDVYAFEGNDHGTRVLSNMAGFVPDQFVGTAPDASYYLFRTEDVATETPVEEAYWVEAAERSDSLGVHIINSSLGYKTYQNPNYSYMDTDLDGQTAFITRGANIANEKGIIVVTSAGNSGVNGVGAPADAPGAMSIGAVDADGIYVSFSSQGSAIQPTQKPDVVARGGATFVINSSNDIVNNNGTSFSSPIMAGGIASLWQALPNSNHEEIKQFVRMSASQFTAPDFFLGYGIPDLQVALDIALSLQEEEFFEFKVFPNPANDILNIQVPSANQQTTLKIYDILGKTVLEQTIIESSQQLDISFVAPGLYVMSFESGTASKTFKLIKS; encoded by the coding sequence ATGAAAAAAATCCTTCTACTTTGTATAGGACTTCTTCCATTTGGTGCACTGGCTCAGCAAGATGCTTGGGTGTATTTCAACGCAAAAGAAAATGTTCAAGCTTCCATAGATAACCCTAGTTTAATCTTGACTCAGCAGGCCATAGATAGAAAAAATGCCTATGGTATTGTCATTGATGCACGTGATGTTCCAGTAAATGAAGCATACATTACACTCTTAAAGGCACCTGCCACTGGTATCACAGTATTAGCAAAGTCAAAATGGTTTAACGCTGTTTATGTGCAAGGGAGTACTGATGATATTAATGCCTTAGTCAATGATTTTGATTTTGTTGAGACTGTTGTTTTTGCTGATGACAACTTAAATCCACCAACTCGATTGGAAGCCATAGAAGACAAATTTGCTGTTGAAAATACAACTGTGGTTTTTAACTACGGAAATACGCTTAACCAGATAGAAATGATAAATGCAGATGCCTTACATCTGCAAGACTATACAGGAGAAGGTATTATTATCGCTGTTTTAGATTCTGGATTTACTAATGTAGACGATATGGGAGCTTTTCAACGTTTAAGAGATAACGGTGATTTATTGGGAGGCTATGATTTTGTAGATAGAGTTGAAGACGTCTATGCATTTGAAGGAAATGACCATGGTACTAGAGTTTTGAGTAATATGGCAGGGTTTGTACCAGACCAGTTTGTTGGAACAGCTCCAGATGCTTCTTATTATTTATTTAGAACTGAAGATGTAGCTACAGAAACACCGGTTGAAGAAGCCTACTGGGTAGAAGCTGCTGAGCGTTCAGATAGTTTAGGGGTCCACATTATTAATAGTTCCTTGGGTTATAAAACTTATCAGAACCCTAATTATAGCTACATGGATACTGACCTAGATGGGCAGACAGCCTTTATTACGCGCGGAGCAAATATTGCAAATGAAAAAGGAATTATTGTAGTTACCTCTGCTGGTAATTCAGGAGTTAATGGTGTAGGCGCACCTGCTGATGCACCTGGCGCTATGAGTATTGGTGCCGTAGATGCTGATGGAATTTATGTGAGTTTTAGTTCACAAGGAAGTGCGATTCAACCAACTCAAAAGCCTGATGTAGTGGCTAGAGGTGGCGCAACATTTGTAATAAACAGCTCCAATGATATTGTGAATAATAATGGAACCTCATTTAGTTCTCCAATTATGGCTGGTGGTATTGCATCACTATGGCAAGCTCTGCCTAATTCAAATCATGAAGAAATAAAACAATTCGTTAGAATGTCTGCATCGCAATTTACTGCACCAGACTTCTTTTTAGGATATGGAATACCAGATCTTCAAGTGGCTTTAGATATTGCGCTGTCACTTCAAGAAGAAGAGTTTTTTGAATTCAAGGTGTTTCCAAACCCAGCAAATGACATTCTAAATATTCAAGTCCCGTCTGCAAACCAGCAGACAACATTGAAAATATATGATATTCTTGGAAAAACTGTTCTGGAACAAACAATAATAGAATCCTCTCAACAATTAGATATCTCATTTGTGGCTCCAGGACTTTATGTAATGTCTTTTGAATCTGGAACTGCTTCAAAAACATTTAAACTTATAAAATCTTAA
- the mnmA gene encoding tRNA 2-thiouridine(34) synthase MnmA, producing the protein MKRVIVGLSGGVDSSVAAYLLKQQGYEVIGLFMKNWHDDSVTISDECPWLDDSNDAMLVADKLGIPFQTVDLSEQYKERIVDYMFDEYQKGRTPNPDVLCNREIKFDVFMKIALDLGADYVATGHYCRKGTIEKEGQTIYQLVSGVDTNKDQSYFLCQLSQQQLSKALFPIGELTKPEVRAIAKEQGLITADKKDSQGLCFIGKVRLPEFLQQKLKPKQGVIVEIPKDSALYNRVIPSFDSKEEELQYLTHKSDYKVDEGIVVGTHQGAHYFTKGQRKGLAVGGTIEPLFVIDTDVDENVIYTGQGKHHPGLLKKALFVSDNEVHWIREDLKLQSHQNMKVKARIRYRQVLESATLYKVEHGLYVEFDKLQSAITEGQFVAWYLDDELVGSGVIS; encoded by the coding sequence ATGAAAAGAGTAATTGTCGGACTTTCGGGAGGTGTGGATTCAAGCGTTGCAGCTTATCTTTTAAAACAGCAAGGTTATGAGGTCATTGGCTTGTTTATGAAAAACTGGCATGACGATTCCGTGACTATTTCTGATGAATGTCCGTGGTTAGATGATAGCAATGACGCCATGCTTGTGGCCGACAAATTAGGAATACCTTTTCAAACCGTTGATCTAAGTGAACAATATAAAGAACGTATTGTAGATTATATGTTTGATGAGTATCAGAAAGGTAGGACGCCTAATCCTGATGTGCTTTGCAATAGAGAAATCAAGTTTGATGTCTTTATGAAAATAGCCTTAGATCTTGGAGCCGATTATGTTGCTACCGGACATTACTGTAGAAAAGGAACCATTGAAAAAGAGGGTCAAACCATTTACCAATTAGTCTCAGGTGTTGATACAAATAAAGATCAATCTTATTTTTTATGTCAGTTATCTCAGCAGCAATTGTCGAAAGCTTTATTTCCTATTGGAGAATTAACTAAACCTGAAGTAAGAGCGATTGCAAAAGAACAAGGCTTAATAACGGCTGATAAAAAGGATTCACAAGGTCTGTGTTTTATTGGTAAAGTCAGATTGCCGGAGTTCTTACAGCAAAAGTTGAAACCTAAACAAGGTGTTATTGTTGAGATTCCTAAGGATAGTGCACTGTATAATCGTGTAATACCGTCTTTCGATTCTAAAGAAGAGGAACTTCAATATTTAACACATAAGAGTGATTATAAGGTTGACGAAGGTATTGTAGTTGGAACACATCAAGGGGCTCATTATTTTACCAAAGGGCAGCGTAAAGGATTGGCAGTAGGAGGAACAATAGAGCCTTTATTTGTTATTGATACCGATGTTGATGAGAATGTGATTTATACGGGTCAAGGAAAACATCATCCGGGATTATTAAAAAAAGCCCTCTTCGTGTCGGATAATGAAGTGCATTGGATACGGGAAGATTTAAAGTTACAGTCTCATCAAAACATGAAAGTAAAAGCCCGAATTAGATATCGTCAAGTACTTGAATCAGCAACATTGTACAAGGTGGAACACGGTCTATATGTAGAATTCGATAAGTTGCAATCGGCCATTACTGAAGGTCAGTTTGTAGCTTGGTATTTAGATGACGAATTAGTAGGTTCGGGTGTAATTTCTTAA
- a CDS encoding preprotein translocase YidC yields the protein MKPHFFIYILTVLSLSLNAQEVVNQFDSGGKRDGTWRKYFDKTKQLRYEGQFDHGKEIGIFKFYTLNQGKSVLSATKRFNANNNIALVKFLSSTGKLISEGQMDGKLHVGKWIFYHNKFDAVLSTEFYNDQGNLDGEKLVFYPDGTVAERSNYINGKLDGRSIWYAANGKVLKEFQYKNDELHGVSTYYDTDGNIEAQGTYRQDLKHGIWNYYENGKLVKSKDHTKRSKNPKKQ from the coding sequence ATGAAGCCTCATTTTTTTATATATATTTTAACAGTTCTATCTTTAAGTTTAAACGCTCAAGAAGTTGTAAATCAGTTTGATAGTGGCGGTAAACGTGATGGTACATGGCGGAAGTATTTTGATAAAACCAAACAGTTACGATATGAAGGTCAATTTGATCATGGAAAAGAAATAGGCATATTTAAGTTTTATACCTTAAACCAAGGAAAGAGTGTTTTAAGTGCTACTAAGCGCTTTAATGCGAATAATAATATAGCTCTTGTTAAGTTCTTATCCTCAACGGGAAAACTAATTAGTGAAGGGCAAATGGATGGAAAGCTCCATGTGGGAAAATGGATATTCTATCATAATAAGTTTGATGCTGTACTGTCAACCGAATTTTATAATGATCAGGGAAACCTAGATGGAGAAAAATTAGTATTTTATCCCGACGGAACTGTTGCTGAACGCTCCAATTATATTAACGGCAAACTGGACGGAAGATCGATATGGTATGCAGCAAACGGAAAAGTGCTTAAAGAGTTTCAATATAAAAATGACGAGCTTCATGGGGTTTCTACCTACTATGATACCGACGGAAACATTGAAGCACAAGGGACATATCGACAGGATTTAAAACATGGCATTTGGAATTATTACGAAAATGGTAAGCTGGTGAAATCGAAAGATCACACCAAACGAAGTAAAAATCCCAAAAAGCAATAG
- a CDS encoding fasciclin domain-containing protein: MKIISKTLKLLPLFLVVFAFQACSDDDDNNVVVPQQLNIVETAQATDALSSLVAAIGAADGDLGTLLSGNGPFTVLAPTNDAFQALLDSNPAWDTLADIDTAVLEQVLRNHVISADVSAADLVALSGADGRGYTRTNAAGAGGENVSLLFDTNGALPRFNNVANVASAALADISASNGTVHVIDAVILVPTIVDHVVNNDSFSTLETLLIGENLVPLPGTAPHTVFAPTNAAFDAFTNPSNNALPNILANHVIEGAAAFSEGLTTSYQTTLAANADGDNLSLYIDTAEGVRLNGVSSVTTADIVGTDGVIHAIDAVIDLPTIVTHATANTNFSTLVAALTDLTPTDYVSVLSSNDADNDASPFTVFAPIDSAFGDLLVDLGLENATEIPTATLEATLNLHVLTDLNVRAEDLDALDGASVPTFGGPSITIDAGTPAIIDPDGGSNTIIITNVQAINGVVHAINRVIRDL; encoded by the coding sequence ATGAAAATTATTTCAAAAACATTAAAATTATTACCGTTATTTTTAGTCGTCTTCGCTTTTCAAGCGTGTAGCGATGATGACGACAACAACGTTGTAGTGCCACAGCAATTAAACATAGTTGAAACTGCTCAAGCTACAGACGCTTTATCTTCTTTAGTAGCTGCAATTGGAGCAGCAGATGGTGATTTAGGCACTTTACTTAGCGGGAATGGTCCGTTTACAGTATTAGCTCCGACGAATGATGCATTTCAAGCGCTTTTAGACAGTAACCCAGCTTGGGATACGCTTGCTGATATTGATACAGCTGTTTTAGAGCAAGTATTAAGAAATCATGTAATTTCCGCAGATGTAAGTGCTGCTGATTTAGTAGCTCTGTCAGGTGCTGATGGAAGAGGTTATACAAGAACGAATGCTGCAGGTGCAGGTGGAGAAAATGTAAGTCTTCTTTTTGATACTAATGGCGCTTTACCAAGATTTAACAATGTCGCAAATGTAGCTTCTGCTGCGTTAGCAGATATTTCTGCATCAAATGGAACAGTTCATGTTATCGATGCTGTTATCTTAGTTCCTACTATAGTTGACCATGTTGTAAACAATGATAGCTTTTCAACTCTGGAAACCCTTTTGATTGGTGAAAACTTAGTTCCATTACCAGGAACAGCACCACATACAGTATTTGCTCCAACGAATGCTGCTTTTGATGCATTTACAAATCCGAGCAATAATGCATTACCAAACATTTTAGCTAATCATGTTATTGAAGGAGCTGCAGCATTTTCAGAAGGATTAACTACTAGTTATCAAACGACATTAGCAGCTAATGCTGATGGTGATAACTTAAGCTTATATATAGATACGGCTGAAGGTGTTCGTTTAAATGGCGTAAGTTCAGTTACTACAGCAGATATCGTAGGAACTGACGGCGTAATTCATGCTATAGATGCTGTAATTGATTTACCAACTATTGTGACGCACGCTACTGCTAATACAAATTTCTCAACCTTAGTTGCCGCATTAACAGATTTAACTCCTACAGATTACGTAAGTGTATTAAGTAGTAATGATGCAGATAATGATGCTTCACCATTCACGGTTTTCGCACCAATTGATTCGGCATTCGGAGATTTACTTGTAGATTTAGGTTTAGAAAATGCTACTGAAATTCCTACTGCCACTTTAGAGGCAACTTTAAATCTTCACGTATTGACTGATTTAAATGTAAGAGCCGAAGATTTAGATGCTTTAGATGGTGCTTCAGTTCCAACATTTGGTGGACCAAGTATTACTATTGATGCTGGAACTCCAGCAATAATTGATCCTGATGGAGGTTCAAATACTATTATTATTACAAATGTACAAGCTATCAATGGTGTAGTACACGCTATAAATAGAGTAATAAGAGACCTATAA
- the yidC gene encoding membrane protein insertase YidC, producing MEEKKLDINSIIGFILIFGILLFMMWQNQPTPEEIAEKEKQEQIEAEKSVKPQEVSADIVTKEAIVEDYSLGNSNDSLKVEALKNKLGAFAYASALPSATDAQTSVQTDVLDLKFSNKGGFLSEVILKSFVDYDSIPIALIQDGNEQFNITFPTADNRILNTKDLYFQPSVTQNGENTIVSMKLKVSESQFLEYRYELKPEEYMVDFSIRSQGLNSVINSSQEINLDWRLKTFRHDQSVTYENRYTRLTYMHDGDKIDKLAQASDDEELINDARWLSYRQHFFSSILVADKPFKTAAITSTDLVKDEEVDTVFTKEFASKLPLIFTNGEADNNFKFYFGPTDSKILKQYDYDLEESIPFGWGIFGWINKHLFIPLFSFLSGFLPYGIAIIVMTVLIKLLMSFVQYKQFLSQAKMRVLKPELDAIREKHKDNKMKAQQETMALQNKAGASPLAGCLPGLIQLPVFYALFMFFPTAFDLRQKSFLWADDLSSYDVIAELPYNIPFYGDHVSLFPILAAIAIFFYMKMTTGQQMASQPTQEGMPDMGKMMKYMIYFSPLLMLVFFNQYASGLSLYYFISNLISIGIMLVIKNYILDEDKIHAQMQVNKAKPKKQNKFQKKMASMMEQAEQQKQAQQKRKK from the coding sequence ATGGAAGAAAAGAAATTAGATATTAATTCGATTATTGGATTCATTTTGATCTTCGGAATTTTGCTATTTATGATGTGGCAAAATCAACCGACACCAGAAGAAATAGCTGAAAAAGAAAAGCAGGAACAAATTGAAGCCGAGAAGAGCGTTAAACCACAAGAGGTTTCAGCAGATATAGTTACAAAAGAGGCAATAGTTGAAGATTATTCGCTTGGAAACTCTAATGATTCCTTAAAAGTTGAAGCTTTAAAGAATAAATTAGGGGCATTTGCTTATGCATCTGCTTTACCTTCAGCCACGGATGCGCAAACATCTGTTCAGACTGATGTTTTGGATTTGAAATTCAGTAATAAAGGAGGGTTTCTTTCTGAAGTGATTTTAAAATCGTTTGTAGATTATGACTCCATACCTATTGCATTAATTCAAGACGGAAATGAGCAATTCAATATCACATTTCCAACAGCAGATAATAGAATATTAAATACCAAGGATCTTTATTTCCAGCCTTCAGTAACTCAAAATGGTGAGAATACGATAGTTTCAATGAAACTGAAAGTCTCAGAATCTCAATTTCTAGAGTACCGGTATGAATTAAAACCTGAGGAATATATGGTTGATTTTTCTATTCGCTCTCAAGGATTGAATAGCGTCATCAATAGTTCTCAAGAGATTAACTTAGACTGGCGACTAAAAACTTTTCGTCATGATCAAAGTGTTACTTATGAGAATCGCTATACGCGACTAACTTACATGCATGATGGCGATAAAATAGATAAATTGGCTCAGGCGAGTGATGATGAAGAACTTATTAATGATGCACGCTGGTTATCTTATAGACAGCATTTTTTTAGTTCTATTCTCGTTGCAGATAAACCGTTTAAGACAGCTGCAATTACGTCTACCGATTTAGTAAAAGATGAGGAAGTTGATACCGTATTCACAAAAGAATTTGCGTCAAAATTACCCTTGATTTTTACCAATGGAGAAGCAGATAATAATTTTAAATTTTATTTTGGACCAACCGATAGTAAGATTTTAAAACAATATGATTACGACTTAGAAGAAAGTATACCATTTGGTTGGGGGATTTTTGGATGGATTAATAAACATTTATTTATACCATTGTTTAGTTTCTTGAGTGGATTCTTACCATATGGTATCGCTATTATTGTAATGACTGTGTTAATTAAATTACTGATGTCATTTGTACAATACAAGCAGTTTTTGTCTCAAGCGAAGATGAGAGTTTTGAAACCAGAATTGGATGCAATCAGAGAGAAGCACAAAGACAATAAGATGAAAGCTCAGCAAGAGACAATGGCCTTGCAAAATAAAGCCGGTGCAAGTCCGTTAGCTGGATGTTTGCCTGGTTTGATTCAATTACCAGTATTCTATGCCTTATTCATGTTTTTTCCAACAGCATTTGATTTACGTCAAAAGAGCTTCCTTTGGGCTGATGATTTATCATCTTATGATGTTATTGCTGAATTGCCATATAATATTCCATTTTATGGAGATCATGTCAGTTTATTCCCGATTTTGGCGGCTATTGCGATTTTCTTCTATATGAAAATGACAACAGGTCAACAAATGGCATCACAACCTACGCAAGAGGGTATGCCAGATATGGGTAAAATGATGAAATATATGATCTATTTTTCTCCATTATTAATGTTGGTGTTCTTTAATCAATATGCTTCTGGATTGAGTTTATATTACTTTATCTCAAACTTGATTAGTATCGGTATCATGTTAGTCATAAAGAATTACATTTTAGATGAAGATAAGATTCATGCGCAGATGCAAGTAAATAAAGCTAAGCCTAAGAAACAGAATAAGTTTCAGAAGAAAATGGCCAGTATGATGGAGCAAGCGGAACAGCAAAAACAAGCACAACAAAAGCGTAAGAAATAG
- a CDS encoding CTP synthase translates to MTTTNTKYIFVTGGVTSSLGKGIIAASLAKLLQAQGYRTTIQKLDPYINVDPGTLNPYEHGECYVTDDGAETDLDLGHYERFLNVPTSQSNNVTTGRIYQSVIEKERRGEFLGKTVQVIPHITDEIKHRVQILGKSGDYDIVITEIGGTVGDIESLPYVEAVRQLKWELGESNTIVIHLTLVPYLSAAGELKTKPTQHSVKTLMESGVMADILVCRTEHELPDELRQKLAKFCNVRPEAVIQSIDASTIYDVPNMMLDEGLDKVVLKKLALESSKPDLTRWNQFLSRHKNPSGEVTIGLIGKYVELQDSYKSILEAFIHAGAENEVKVKVESIHSEYLTSDNAAKKLQHLHGVLVAPGFGERGIEGKIEAVKYVREHNIPFLGICLGMQMAVIEYSRNVLGLELANSTEMDEHTPHPVIDLMESQKTITHKGGTMRLGAWDCKIIDDSIAKSVYKKEAIEERHRHRYEFNNVYLQQIEDAGMKATGLNPETGLVEIIEIPEHNWFVGVQYHPEYKSTVANPHPLFVSFVKAALNFKTDNNSVSMAQN, encoded by the coding sequence ATGACAACAACTAATACCAAATACATCTTTGTAACTGGAGGTGTAACTTCTTCCCTCGGAAAAGGGATTATTGCAGCTTCTTTAGCAAAATTGCTTCAGGCACAAGGCTACAGAACTACAATTCAAAAATTAGATCCTTATATTAACGTAGATCCCGGGACTTTAAATCCGTACGAACATGGAGAGTGTTATGTGACTGATGATGGGGCAGAAACCGATTTAGATCTTGGGCATTACGAACGCTTTTTAAACGTCCCAACAAGTCAATCTAATAACGTGACTACTGGCCGAATCTATCAAAGCGTGATCGAAAAAGAACGTCGTGGTGAGTTTTTAGGAAAAACAGTACAGGTTATTCCTCATATCACAGACGAGATCAAACACCGAGTACAAATACTAGGGAAATCAGGAGATTATGATATCGTTATTACCGAAATTGGTGGGACCGTTGGTGATATTGAGTCTTTGCCATACGTAGAAGCCGTTAGACAATTAAAATGGGAATTAGGCGAAAGCAATACAATTGTTATTCACTTGACGTTAGTGCCCTATTTGTCAGCTGCGGGTGAGTTAAAAACAAAACCAACTCAACACAGTGTTAAAACGCTTATGGAAAGTGGTGTAATGGCAGATATTTTAGTCTGTCGTACAGAACATGAATTACCAGATGAATTACGCCAGAAGTTAGCTAAGTTTTGTAATGTGCGTCCAGAAGCGGTTATACAATCTATTGATGCCTCGACCATATATGATGTTCCCAATATGATGTTGGATGAAGGTCTTGACAAAGTCGTACTTAAAAAGTTAGCTTTAGAAAGCTCGAAACCAGATTTGACGAGATGGAATCAATTTTTAAGTCGTCATAAAAATCCATCAGGAGAAGTGACGATTGGTCTTATTGGTAAATACGTTGAACTACAAGATTCATATAAATCTATTTTAGAGGCTTTTATTCATGCAGGTGCAGAGAATGAAGTCAAAGTTAAAGTAGAATCCATACACTCTGAATATTTGACATCAGATAATGCCGCAAAAAAATTACAACATTTACATGGTGTACTCGTAGCACCTGGATTTGGAGAACGCGGTATTGAAGGTAAAATAGAAGCTGTAAAATATGTGCGTGAACACAATATTCCGTTTTTAGGAATTTGTCTTGGTATGCAGATGGCAGTTATTGAATATTCCAGAAATGTCCTAGGTTTAGAACTTGCAAATTCTACTGAAATGGATGAACATACACCACATCCTGTTATCGACCTCATGGAATCACAAAAAACAATAACTCATAAAGGTGGAACTATGCGACTTGGAGCATGGGACTGTAAAATAATTGACGACAGTATTGCTAAAAGTGTCTATAAGAAGGAAGCTATTGAGGAACGTCATAGACATCGTTATGAATTCAATAACGTTTATTTACAACAAATTGAAGATGCTGGTATGAAAGCTACAGGACTAAATCCTGAAACTGGCTTGGTGGAGATTATTGAAATTCCTGAGCACAACTGGTTTGTAGGGGTGCAATATCATCCAGAATACAAGAGCACTGTGGCGAATCCACATCCGCTTTTCGTTTCGTTTGTGAAAGCCGCTTTAAATTTTAAAACAGATAATAATAGTGTCAGTATGGCACAAAACTAA
- a CDS encoding DUF3820 family protein, whose product MLQPDKDFLIKLAHTKMPFGKYEGRYLIDLPEYYVVWYHNKGFPKGKLGDMLTQVYELKLNGLEELIRNIKKRYPK is encoded by the coding sequence ATGTTGCAACCCGATAAAGACTTTCTTATTAAACTGGCGCATACCAAAATGCCTTTTGGTAAATATGAAGGGCGTTACCTCATAGATTTACCAGAATATTATGTGGTATGGTATCACAATAAAGGCTTTCCTAAAGGAAAATTAGGCGATATGCTTACTCAGGTCTACGAGTTAAAACTGAATGGTTTGGAAGAGTTGATAAGGAATATAAAAAAGAGGTATCCTAAATAG
- a CDS encoding OsmC family protein produces the protein MTSKVTYLGDLRTESIHIKSHNSFITDAPIDNNGKGEAFSPTDTVATGLASCMITVMGIKARDLGVDMTGTIAQITKTMASNPRRISKIEVVMEFPFEADKKTRKILEHTANTCPVHYSLHPDIEKNITFNWK, from the coding sequence ATGACCTCAAAAGTAACTTACTTAGGTGATTTAAGAACAGAAAGTATTCATATAAAATCGCACAATTCCTTCATTACAGACGCACCTATAGACAATAATGGAAAGGGCGAAGCGTTCTCTCCTACAGATACTGTTGCTACGGGATTAGCGAGTTGTATGATTACCGTAATGGGAATTAAAGCCAGAGATTTAGGCGTAGATATGACAGGAACAATTGCTCAAATCACCAAAACGATGGCGAGCAACCCAAGACGTATCTCTAAAATCGAAGTGGTTATGGAGTTTCCTTTTGAAGCGGATAAAAAGACTCGAAAAATTTTAGAACATACAGCAAACACCTGTCCTGTGCATTACAGTTTACATCCTGATATTGAAAAAAATATCACGTTTAACTGGAAATAA